From the genome of Deinococcus sp. AJ005, one region includes:
- a CDS encoding DAK2 domain-containing protein, giving the protein MLRYATDWLGVYREEVNALNVYPVPDGDTGTNMHLTMQSVRRELDTADVSSMAGVARAISYGALLGARGNSGVILSQLLKGFAEVIKDKQEVDAPTLIRAFDAAQKSGYGAVMKPVEGTILTVARGIAEGAKGDSVDMVLENALFKGQELLDQTPEMLPALKQAGVIDSGGQGYLYIVQGMLAELRGDELPEAPEITQYAAQSFENEEFGFCTEFLMSESTKSIEDIRELVSPFGDSLLVVGAEGYVKGHIHTNEPDGLLATVGRYGKMLKTKVEDMSEQHTEILGMAGATARAEEELPPSGLVAVANGYGLVKLFRSLGARIVSGGQTANPSVQDIVDAVRSVSAERVIVLPNNKNVLMAAEKAMELMEGRAVVIPTRTLGQGMGAALAFQPDIPADELKEAMTEASQAVTTFEVTRASRTTNITTKKGETLDIAEGDVIGLQDDELVQAGGSPEDSVLKMLGDAYAGQEIITVFGGPQKSQADLDALAERIGKQFDGAEVEAHAGGPDLYDYLVTLE; this is encoded by the coding sequence ATGCTGCGCTACGCCACCGACTGGCTGGGCGTGTACCGCGAGGAAGTCAACGCCCTGAACGTCTATCCCGTGCCGGACGGCGACACCGGTACCAACATGCACCTGACCATGCAATCGGTGCGCCGTGAGCTGGACACCGCCGACGTGAGCAGCATGGCCGGGGTGGCCCGCGCCATCAGCTACGGCGCGCTGCTGGGCGCACGCGGCAACAGCGGCGTGATCCTCTCGCAACTGCTCAAGGGCTTTGCAGAAGTGATCAAGGATAAGCAGGAGGTGGACGCCCCCACGCTGATCCGCGCCTTCGACGCCGCCCAGAAAAGCGGCTACGGCGCGGTGATGAAGCCCGTGGAAGGCACGATCCTGACCGTGGCGCGTGGCATTGCGGAGGGCGCGAAGGGCGACAGCGTGGACATGGTGCTGGAAAATGCGCTGTTCAAGGGTCAGGAACTGCTGGACCAGACGCCCGAGATGCTCCCTGCGCTGAAGCAGGCCGGGGTCATCGACAGCGGCGGTCAGGGCTACCTGTACATCGTGCAGGGCATGCTGGCCGAGTTGCGCGGCGACGAGTTGCCCGAAGCGCCCGAAATTACCCAGTACGCCGCCCAGAGTTTCGAGAACGAGGAATTCGGCTTCTGTACCGAGTTCCTGATGTCCGAGTCCACCAAATCCATCGAGGACATCCGCGAGCTGGTCAGCCCCTTCGGCGACAGCCTGCTGGTGGTGGGCGCGGAGGGCTATGTCAAGGGCCACATCCACACCAACGAGCCAGATGGACTGCTGGCAACGGTGGGGCGCTACGGCAAGATGCTGAAGACCAAAGTGGAAGACATGTCCGAGCAGCACACCGAGATTCTGGGTATGGCCGGAGCCACCGCCCGCGCCGAGGAGGAGCTGCCGCCTTCCGGGCTGGTGGCGGTGGCGAACGGCTACGGGCTGGTTAAGCTGTTCCGCAGTCTGGGCGCTCGCATCGTGTCTGGCGGGCAGACCGCCAATCCCAGCGTGCAGGACATCGTGGACGCCGTCCGCAGCGTCAGCGCCGAGCGCGTGATCGTGCTGCCCAACAACAAGAACGTGCTGATGGCCGCCGAGAAGGCGATGGAACTGATGGAAGGCCGCGCCGTGGTGATCCCCACCCGCACGCTGGGGCAGGGCATGGGCGCGGCCCTCGCCTTCCAGCCCGACATTCCCGCCGACGAGCTGAAGGAAGCCATGACCGAAGCGTCCCAGGCCGTGACCACCTTTGAAGTCACCCGCGCCAGCCGCACCACCAACATCACCACCAAAAAGGGCGAGACGCTGGACATTGCCGAGGGCGACGTGATCGGGTTGCAGGACGATGAGCTGGTTCAGGCTGGGGGCAGTCCTGAAGACAGCGTGCTGAAGATGCTGGGCGACGCCTACGCCGGGCAGGAGATCATCACCGTATTCGGTGGCCCGCAGAAATCGCAGGCTGATCTGG
- a CDS encoding Asp23/Gls24 family envelope stress response protein, which yields MTGSINISEAALASLIGLTAHEIPGVVGMAPANLKEGISRVLGRANVSDGVVIGREKGSDAYTADLYIVAAYGVSIPTVARNIVERVEHVVKNLAGIELSATRVHAVGVQRA from the coding sequence GTGACTGGCTCTATAAACATTTCCGAGGCGGCGCTGGCCTCCCTGATCGGGCTGACGGCCCACGAGATTCCCGGCGTGGTGGGCATGGCCCCCGCCAATCTTAAGGAGGGCATCAGCCGCGTGCTGGGGCGGGCCAATGTCAGCGACGGCGTGGTGATCGGCAGGGAAAAGGGCAGCGACGCCTACACCGCAGACCTGTACATCGTGGCGGCCTACGGCGTCAGCATTCCCACGGTGGCCCGCAATATCGTCGAGCGCGTGGAACACGTCGTCAAGAATCTGGCCGGAATCGAGTTGAGCGCCACCCGCGTGCATGCGGTGGGGGTTCAGCGTGCCTGA
- a CDS encoding MDR family MFS transporter has protein sequence MTQATLQPSTQQFTKQERQITLIGLLVVFLLAALSQTIVSTAMPRIIEDLKGFNLYTWVTTAYLLASTVMVPIYGKLSDLYGRKPILVFGIVLFLFGSALSGLAGEPFLGNFLGGGMNQLIAFRAVAGLGGAALFTIAFTILADMFEPAERAKFGGLFGAIFGLASVIGPAVGGFLTDNLSWRWVFYVNLPLGILALFLIIVKMPRLTHRIGGRIDYWGAALILLTTIPLLLALTWGGTTYPWGSTRILGLFALSIVSLIAFIAVESRTPDAIIPLSLFKNKMFSLGNLASFIMGMAFLGVILFLPLFMQTVLGVSPTKSGFSILPLMGGLILSSIVAGQLVARSGQYKPWMIGGSVVLIAGIFLLTQITAQTTLLDLGWRMFIVGLGLGPSQSLFTLAIQNGVSKDQLGIATSSSQFFRQIGSTIGAAIFGTLLLNNLHTELPRALPDVPGAQIDTQNFDIGALRSSGGADGPAAQIKKAYDAQYVQLERALNGDTAAAQALISNPQVPDELKAILEKGGLQAQVRQTLEAQASNVAALLKTGEPGRQALLKSELPADLKTQLRYLPTQALNTPQAAQATATQVQQGILAQEAAAVQQTRQTVLTELRSRLDEQATTLGEQVTTGLKNGFTASMTRMFGTSLWFIVAGFLVVLFIPVIPMLGATNVIRKNKAEGSPTASD, from the coding sequence ATGACCCAGGCCACCCTTCAACCATCTACTCAGCAATTCACCAAACAGGAGCGGCAGATCACGCTGATCGGCCTGCTGGTGGTCTTTTTGCTGGCGGCACTGAGCCAGACCATCGTCAGCACTGCCATGCCGCGCATCATCGAAGACCTCAAGGGCTTCAACCTCTACACCTGGGTCACCACCGCCTACCTGCTGGCCAGCACGGTGATGGTGCCGATTTACGGCAAACTCTCTGACCTGTACGGGCGCAAACCGATTCTGGTGTTCGGCATCGTGCTGTTCCTGTTCGGCTCGGCGCTGTCGGGATTGGCGGGCGAGCCGTTCCTGGGCAACTTCCTGGGCGGCGGCATGAACCAGTTGATCGCCTTCCGCGCGGTGGCCGGGCTGGGCGGCGCGGCGCTGTTCACGATTGCCTTCACCATTCTGGCCGACATGTTCGAGCCTGCTGAGCGTGCCAAATTCGGGGGCCTGTTCGGCGCGATCTTCGGCCTCGCCAGCGTGATCGGCCCCGCCGTGGGCGGCTTTCTGACCGACAACCTGAGCTGGCGCTGGGTCTTTTACGTCAATCTGCCGCTGGGCATCCTGGCGCTGTTTCTGATCATCGTCAAGATGCCCCGGCTGACGCACCGCATCGGCGGACGCATCGACTACTGGGGCGCGGCGCTGATCCTGCTGACCACCATTCCGCTGCTGCTGGCGCTGACCTGGGGCGGCACCACCTACCCGTGGGGCAGCACCCGCATCCTGGGCCTGTTCGCGCTCAGCATCGTAAGTCTGATCGCCTTTATTGCTGTGGAGTCGCGCACTCCTGACGCGATCATTCCACTGAGTCTGTTTAAAAATAAGATGTTCAGCCTGGGCAATCTGGCGTCGTTCATCATGGGCATGGCCTTCCTGGGCGTCATTCTGTTCCTGCCACTGTTCATGCAGACGGTGCTGGGCGTCTCTCCCACCAAGAGCGGTTTTTCCATTCTGCCGTTGATGGGCGGCCTGATCCTGTCGAGCATCGTGGCCGGCCAGCTCGTGGCCCGCAGCGGCCAGTACAAGCCCTGGATGATCGGCGGCAGCGTCGTGCTGATCGCTGGCATCTTCTTGCTGACGCAGATCACCGCGCAGACCACCCTGCTGGATCTGGGCTGGCGCATGTTCATCGTGGGGCTGGGGCTGGGGCCGTCGCAGAGCCTGTTTACCCTGGCGATTCAGAACGGAGTGTCCAAGGATCAACTGGGCATCGCCACCTCCAGCAGCCAGTTCTTCCGGCAGATCGGCTCCACCATCGGGGCCGCCATCTTCGGCACGCTGCTGCTGAACAACCTGCACACCGAGTTGCCACGCGCCCTGCCCGACGTACCCGGCGCACAGATCGACACCCAGAACTTCGACATCGGCGCATTGCGTTCCAGCGGCGGTGCGGACGGCCCCGCCGCGCAGATCAAGAAAGCCTACGACGCGCAGTACGTTCAGCTTGAACGTGCCCTGAACGGGGATACGGCGGCGGCACAGGCGCTGATCAGCAACCCGCAGGTCCCGGATGAATTGAAGGCGATTCTGGAGAAAGGCGGCCTTCAGGCCCAGGTTCGCCAGACCCTGGAAGCCCAGGCCAGCAATGTGGCTGCCCTGCTGAAGACCGGGGAGCCGGGCCGTCAGGCACTGCTCAAGAGCGAGTTGCCCGCTGACCTCAAGACGCAGCTCCGCTACCTGCCCACTCAGGCACTGAACACTCCGCAGGCCGCGCAGGCCACCGCCACGCAGGTTCAGCAGGGCATCCTGGCGCAGGAAGCCGCCGCCGTGCAGCAGACCCGCCAGACCGTGCTGACCGAACTCAGGAGCAGGCTGGACGAGCAGGCCACCACGTTGGGCGAACAGGTGACCACCGGCCTCAAGAACGGCTTCACCGCCAGCATGACCCGCATGTTCGGCACCAGTCTGTGGTTCATCGTGGCGGGCTTCCTGGTGGTGCTGTTCATTCCAGTGATTCCCATGCTGGGGGCCACGAACGTCATCAGGAAAAACAAGGCGGAGGGCAGCCCCACCGCCAGCGACTAA
- a CDS encoding MarR family winged helix-turn-helix transcriptional regulator, protein MGALWRFGRSFRQELDALLVAQGDLDSPRFNVLQGIRSGHSYPKALAAALHMPPTLLSRYLDQLCKQDLIERQIDAVDSRRIHLTLTPAGEQLTATVIQSFLDLAAERLTDIDPEQLEGLTALLEQLDAPPSPQPSQENA, encoded by the coding sequence ATGGGCGCGCTGTGGCGTTTTGGGCGCTCGTTCCGACAGGAACTGGACGCGCTGCTGGTGGCGCAGGGCGATCTGGATTCGCCGCGCTTCAACGTCTTGCAGGGCATTCGCAGCGGTCACAGCTACCCCAAAGCGCTGGCCGCCGCCCTGCACATGCCGCCCACGCTGCTCAGCCGCTACCTGGACCAGTTATGCAAACAGGACCTGATCGAGCGCCAGATCGACGCAGTGGACTCGCGCCGCATTCACCTGACCCTGACGCCAGCAGGCGAACAGTTGACGGCGACGGTAATCCAGTCCTTTCTCGATCTGGCCGCCGAACGGCTGACCGACATTGATCCAGAGCAGTTGGAAGGCCTGACCGCCCTGCTCGAACAACTCGACGCCCCACCATCCCCTCAACCCTCCCAGGAGAACGCATGA